One Candidatus Margulisiibacteriota bacterium DNA segment encodes these proteins:
- a CDS encoding ferritin, with amino-acid sequence MDNSTLISILNSLIQLDFDADEGYHQAMKQTKDKVIHGQLGTFCADHERHIANLTVLVRSYGGIPVEPVQDINGIFIEGYTRLRRSTGTEGLLQAVESNEKITNREYKAAADMDLPLNVKSVIEINFADEKRHLGYLNSALAKRIWEQGRRAA; translated from the coding sequence ATGGATAACAGCACTCTCATAAGTATACTCAACTCGTTAATACAGCTGGATTTTGACGCTGATGAGGGGTATCATCAGGCGATGAAACAGACCAAGGACAAGGTAATCCATGGTCAATTAGGAACATTCTGTGCAGATCACGAACGACATATTGCCAATTTGACAGTATTGGTGCGTAGTTATGGCGGAATCCCGGTTGAACCGGTGCAGGATATTAATGGAATATTCATAGAAGGATATACACGCTTGCGCAGATCTACCGGAACCGAGGGATTGCTCCAGGCGGTTGAGAGTAACGAAAAGATAACCAACCGCGAATATAAAGCCGCTGCAGATATGGATCTGCCACTGAACGTAAAATCGGTTATTGAAATTAATTTTGCTGATGAAAAGCGGCATCTTGGGTATCTGAATAGTGCTCTCGCTAAACGGATATGGGAACAGGGAAGGCGTGCAGCATGA